A region of the Drosophila subobscura isolate 14011-0131.10 chromosome J, UCBerk_Dsub_1.0, whole genome shotgun sequence genome:
GCTGCCCGTCGTCCTACTCATATTCGCTGTTCCCTAGTCCTGTCCATAATTTATGTGACTCTCACAGCtcatataattttatatttcgCTTTATATATGCTGCACGCATTCATGATTTTATGAGGCAGCATTTTGTGCTGCGAGTTGGAGTTTTGTTGGCCCTGTTAGTTTTACACGGCTTTTAATGAGCGActgatttgaatatttttcgtCAAAATGAACAAGTGAAAAATTCGCAAAACATAATTAGCAATAAATAAGTGGGCTAGGGGCGCAGGggtgtgtatatttttccatGGCAATAAGTTTACATTGTTACTAATTCCagttgaaatttaattaagtcaCAATGGATGTGTTGTGTCGTCGACCGCATTAGCAGGAAATTAATTGTGACAAAAAATTGTGTGacattttttggtttctctttttCCACGCTGCTTTAATGAGCCTCGGATTTGACAAAGTTACGGCATATTAAACGGCATAGAAGTAGCTgccactaaaaatataaaagccAGGCaggaaaaaacattttacgtatttttttccttttttttttttagcaggCAGCGAGGCAACATTATTAATAGGCActtagagtgtgtgtgggggtgggactgggtctggggctggggctggtgtaTTACGATGCTGATGAAGACACGTTCTTACATTTTGTATATTGACGTTAAAATTAGATGCCAACTtgtccccccacacacccgcGAAAACAACGCGTATCATATTTTAGATGATGATGGGGGAAGGTCTGCGAAATGGCTACATGGATGGATATGGGAATGGTGCAGGTGTCTGCCCTGGTGGATGATATATGACCACCACGTATTCCGACACAAATCAACATGTTAAATAgactgtgagtgtgtgtgtgccacaccaTACCCCCGAACGCCTCTAGCAAACACATTTTTAGCCCCGCGACTGTCGGTTGCTGCTCTCGTTGGGCGCTACATCCGGATACGGCTCCCCCGTGCGGCACAGTGCGGGATATTTGGAATCTGCGCCCCTTTGGCAGCCCATTGCCTTTGCCCTATAGATGGGACGATCCACTAGATAGTTGCTGGCATAGTTGCAGGCCAGCAGAAACTGAGGCTCCAGCCGACGACGCACAAAACGCACAACGGCGCAGCCCACAAAGGTGTTGTTGTCGCGGGCCATCACACCAAAATTGCGCAGGGAACTGGGGGAAGGGGAAGACAATGAAGAGTACTCCCACAAGTAAGGCTCCCAGTTTGAATCACTCACTTCCGCAGCTTGGCTTTGGGGAACCTCAGCACTTGCTCGGCCGTCACATTGGCCAGCGGCGACCACCAGGCCGCAATGGAATCCTTGATCAGCGCCTCATCCGTGCGATTCTCCGCGGGCAGCGAGGAGTTTACATGAATCAGTGCCATGTTCTGTCCAGGATTCCGAAACTCTCTGGTGCTGTGGCAGGGCTCGTTTAGCAGCGCACAATGCATGACACACACGGTGGCAAGGTACTCCAGTTCGGGATGCCACTGCATCGTGGCCATGCGAtcgggcaggggcagcagatCATTGTTGCTCTTCCCAGCTGCCAGGGCATTCCGCAGCGTGCATTGTGCTCGTTGAGAATCAGCGCTTGATAGTCTGTGAGATTAACCAATGACGTGGCATTGCGTGGACACTGCATGCAAAAGTTCTAAAAGGGAGAATTTAGAAGGAAGAACTTCCCCGGAATCTTGTATTTTGCGTGGCACTTACTCCAAGGTTCTTCGAGCAGGCAATGTGTCGCTTCGAGCGGGGACATAAACCTGGCTGGCAGTAGTCGAAGGAGGCCTCAGACTCCGCTTTGCCACCTTCGAGTAGCAgaaagcccaagcccaacccACACAGAATGAATGCCAAATCTAGCGACATGATGCTGACTGCCCGTTTGCCACTTGATTTCCCCTTTTTATACAGCAGCGAATTGGGCTTGGAATTGGGCAGTGGATTGTCCAACTGCTTTTGCAATCGGACAATTATTTGGGCCAGCTGTTTtagcacagagagagtgaaggAGCGACAGACTATCTGTAAGCCTCGTCAGCAGACAAGCACAGCAACAATCCATTTGGGTGAGTGGAGTGCAAAATGGCATTGGTAGTCATCCATGGGGCTGACACTTGCTGCGAGGCTATCAATGCCATTGGCAGCTCTGCAGCTACAAAGGTGCACAAGCTGTTGCCTCACAGACTTATGCCACTTGACATATTATCCTAGTTGTATGCCCCCAACCAAAGAGGAACCATAGAGAGGAAGCCAAATGAAAACGAATCcttaaatgtgaaaatgttcCTTTCATGGTGCAATTTAAACtgcaaacaaaccaaaagcagTGGAGAATCTGAGCACAGAGAGCGGCACAAAACACAGTCGAGTAAtggagaaaagaaaataagagaaaaagcCAGGGGGAAGGAGAGGGAGCGGCcgaggtagaggtagagagaAAATGCCGCCATGTCCTTGTCGTTCATTTTGTACCTCAATTGAAATAGTTTTCTGCTGGCAATTCtcatctttctttctttttttgtgggtggtgCAACAGTTTTTCACTTTCATTACAGGGCCGGCAAGCGAGGGTTGCCTGAGAAGTTATTGGAGGGATGCCTCAATGCTTCACGGGCACTTTTGTGGCAACCCTTGACCCCATAATATCTCATTCTGTTTCAGTGCAAGCATCTCTTCCCAGCACTTGCCACTCGCCATTGTAAGTGCAACACGCAGTGACAGTTTTGCAGCAGACAAAAGTaagccaagtccaagtccaagtcccgGGCAGGACAGGGCTGGGCGGCAGCTCGGCAATTCCCAGCCACTGGCCAACAAAAGATTTCTTTCTATCCTTTTTAGCAAACACATTTAagcattattatttattatgacTATTaccattgttgctgctcttgttggccaatttcatttcatgctttcaagcagcagcagcaggagcggcgaGAAAAAAAGCGCAAAATGAAAGGAGACAAAACTTGAGCAGCGGAGAGCAGCTGCCTGGGCTAAAGGCGGGGCGGAAAGAAGGTCAGCGCAGCTACAGTTAACTACAGggggaagagagagggaaaaaggatagagtagagcagagcaaagaagCAGCCAGGTAAAGGTATCGGCTTACACTTGCTTTTCACTTAATTGGATTTGCCTTGGCAGGCGTCTTGGCTGTCgcatgccccatgccgcaTCCGAGGCTAATAATTGCactttgtaattatttttatgccCTATTT
Encoded here:
- the LOC117893151 gene encoding LOW QUALITY PROTEIN: antigen 5 like allergen Cul n 1 (The sequence of the model RefSeq protein was modified relative to this genomic sequence to represent the inferred CDS: deleted 2 bases in 1 codon), translating into MSLDLAFILCGLGLGFLLLEGGKAESEASFDYCQPGLCPRSKRHIACSKNLGNFCMQCPRNATSLVNLTDYQALILNEHNALRNALAAGKSNNDLLPLPDRMATMQWHPELEYLATVCVMHCALLNEPCHSTREFRNPGQNMALIHVNSSLPAENRTDEALIKDSIAAWWSPLANVTAEQVLRFPKAKLRNSLRNFGVMARDNNTFVGCAVVRFVRRRLEPQFLLACNYASNYLVDRPIYRAKAMGCQRGADSKYPALCRTGEPYPDVAPNESSNRQSRG